A single Cucumis melo cultivar AY chromosome 4, USDA_Cmelo_AY_1.0, whole genome shotgun sequence DNA region contains:
- the LOC103502717 gene encoding uncharacterized protein LOC103502717 yields MKKKYQGNVKAKRVQLQGLRTKFETLRMKTSESVIDFFARTMTIANKMRIHGEKMEDVTIVKKILRSMTPKFNFVGCSIEESKDIDNLSIDELQSSLLVHEQKVTKQEKEEQVLKASTENQSTFKGDRGRGRWRFKGRGSNDRGRQQKHHQ; encoded by the coding sequence ATGAAAAAGAAGTATCAAGGGAACGTGAAGGCAAAGCGGGTGCAGCTTCAAGGTCTTCGAACCAAATTCGAGACTCTACGAATGAAGACAAGCGAGTCGGTGATTGATTTCTTTGCAAGAACAATGACAATCGCCAACAAAATGCGGATCCAtggagaaaaaatggaggacgtCACCATTGTGAAAAAGATTCTTCGATCAATGACACCGAAGTTTAATTTCGTTGGATGTTCCATAGAAGAATCCAAAGATATTGATAATCTTTCAATTGATGAGTTGCAGAGCTCTTTGCTGGTTCATGAGCAAAAAGTTACCAAGCAAGAAAAAGAGGAGCAAGTATTGAAGGCTTCAACTGAAAATCAGTCAACATTCAAAGGAGATAGAGGACGAGGAAGATGGCGATTTAAAGGAAGAGGAAGCAACGATCGTGGCAGACAACAAAAACACCATCAATAA
- the LOC103502694 gene encoding transcription factor bHLH106, with protein MMQRHDHDQPQSSELYRLLAQTGAFSLGGAAFPPPPATTTQTMSNSSSSYYPLDNNKSPPGVAAPSPHDRALAALKNHKEAEKRRRERINSHLDKLRTLLPCNSKTDKASLLAKVVERVKELKNETLEIAELESFPSETDEISVLSGEKSEDGRLVFKASLCCEDRSDLIPDLNDILNSLHLKTLRADIVTVGGRIRNVLLIAANDHHSVESVHFLQNALKSLIERSNSSLTSKRRRLVLHHK; from the exons ATGATGCAACGCCATGATCATGATCAACCACAAAGCTCTGAGCTTTACAGATTGCTGGCACAGACCGGAGCCTTCAGCCTAGGCGGTGCGGCCTTTCCTCCGCCGCCGGCTACTACTACTCAAACCATGTCCAATAGCTCTTCCTCTTATTACCCTTTGGATAATAATAAGTCTCCCCCCGGGGTGGCGGCGCCGTCGCCTCACGACAGAGCTTTGGCGGCTTTGAAGAATCATAAGGAAGCTGAGAAGCGGAGGAGGGAGAGAATTAATTCTCATCTTGATAAGCTTCGTACTCTTCTTCCTTGTAATTCTAAG aCGGATAAGGCATCTCTTCTTGCAAAAGTGGTTGAGCGAGTGAAAGAGCTTAAAAACGAGACGTTGGAGATCGCAGAGCTCGAAAGCTTCCCCTCGGAGACCGATGAGATCAGCGTGCTTTCCGGGGAGAAGTCAGAGGATGGAAGGCTTGTGTTCAAGGCATCATTGTGTTGTGAGGACCGCTCGGACCTCATCCCCGACCTTAATGATATCCTTAATTCTCTACACCTCAAAACCCTAAGGGCTGACATTGTCACGGTTGGTGGTCGAATCCGTAACGTCCTGCTTATCGCTGCTAACGACCACCATAGCGTAGAGTCTGTTCATTTCCTTCAAAATGCGTTGAAATCTCTTATTGAACGCTCAAATTCTAGCCTTACATCCAAGAGGAGGCGCCTTGTACTTCACCACAAATGA